Proteins from a single region of Cytophagaceae bacterium:
- the murB gene encoding UDP-N-acetylmuramate dehydrogenase, whose protein sequence is MVLENISLKPYNTFGIEAKARFFITIKSVEELKSVLSIEEFKNTKKLFLGGGSNVLLLNDFDGLVLKIEIPGVNKVTESENEVILKVGAGVIWHQLVMYCVENKHFGVENLSLIPGTVGAAPMQNIGAYGVEIKDVFESLEALNIESNEIEYFDLEKCRFSYRESVFKHDAKGKYVILNVSFKLKKHSELHLEYGAIKDTLDEMGIKKPTLKDVSDAVINIRKNKLPDPADIGNSGSFFKNPEISVKKFKDLKEKFVTIPSYPINENTVKVPAGWLIEQAGWKGFREGNVGVHSRQALVLVNYGGGTGNEIKALSEKIQTSVFEKYGIKINPEVNFIG, encoded by the coding sequence ATGGTATTAGAAAACATATCCCTGAAACCTTACAATACTTTTGGAATTGAAGCCAAAGCCAGATTCTTCATCACCATAAAATCAGTTGAAGAACTGAAATCTGTTCTTAGCATTGAGGAATTCAAAAATACTAAAAAACTCTTTTTGGGAGGGGGAAGCAATGTCCTTTTGCTCAATGATTTTGATGGATTGGTACTGAAAATTGAAATTCCGGGCGTCAATAAAGTTACTGAATCAGAAAATGAGGTTATTCTGAAAGTTGGAGCAGGTGTAATCTGGCATCAACTTGTGATGTATTGTGTTGAAAATAAACATTTTGGAGTCGAAAACCTTTCCCTTATTCCCGGCACAGTGGGTGCTGCTCCCATGCAAAATATTGGGGCGTATGGTGTCGAAATCAAAGATGTGTTTGAAAGCCTAGAAGCTCTAAATATTGAATCTAATGAGATAGAATATTTTGACCTTGAAAAATGCAGATTTAGCTACCGCGAAAGTGTATTTAAACATGACGCCAAAGGAAAATATGTTATTCTGAATGTAAGCTTTAAACTTAAAAAACACTCAGAGCTGCATTTGGAGTATGGGGCTATTAAAGACACATTGGATGAAATGGGAATCAAGAAACCAACTTTGAAAGATGTGAGCGATGCTGTAATCAATATCAGAAAGAATAAACTTCCAGACCCGGCAGATATAGGAAATTCGGGAAGTTTTTTCAAAAACCCGGAAATTTCCGTGAAAAAATTTAAAGACTTGAAAGAGAAATTTGTGACCATTCCCTCTTACCCCATCAATGAAAACACTGTGAAAGTACCGGCTGGGTGGCTTATTGAACAAGCAGGATGGAAAGGTTTCAGAGAAGGGAACGTAGGGGTACATTCCAGACAGGCACTGGTTTTGGTCAATTACGGTGGGGGAACAGGAAATGAAATAAAGGCATTGTCTGAGAAAATTCAGACTTCGGTATTTGAAAAATATGGCATTAAAATCAACCCTGAAGTGAATTTTATTGGCTAG
- a CDS encoding CopG family transcriptional regulator, with translation MKAEDLDKKFDNGEDVLEHFDLKTSSRAGLEYKRVNVDFPAWMVQSIDKEAIRLGVTRQSLIKLWLADKIDHLVSS, from the coding sequence ATGAAAGCTGAAGATTTAGATAAAAAATTTGACAATGGTGAAGATGTTTTAGAACATTTTGACCTTAAAACTTCTTCCAGAGCAGGACTGGAATATAAACGTGTAAATGTTGATTTTCCTGCATGGATGGTTCAATCTATAGATAAAGAAGCAATTAGGCTAGGTGTAACCCGCCAGTCATTGATAAAACTTTGGCTTGCCGATAAAATCGATCATTTAGTGTCAAGTTAA
- a CDS encoding TonB-dependent receptor encodes MKNLFLFAILVTYFNQTLAQKNQNDSVWVKDLSEVVVKSTRANAKTAMAYSDVLQKDIKKQNLGQDMPFLLNQMPSVVVTSDAGTGVGYTGIRVRGSDPTRINVTLNGIPYNDSESQGVYWVNMPDFASSVQSVQIQRGVGTSTNGAGAFGASINVNTLQLQTEPFAEINTTIGSFNTLKTNIIATTGLLQNKFVLDTRLSRITSDGFVDRAASNLKSYYISGGYYGKNSFVRLNVFGGNEKTYQSWNGIPEALAKNDLKGINDFAERNYYDEDFKKQMLEKGRKFNFYSYENEIDDYTQTHIHLITSFKIASNWRFNPTLHYTNGAGYYEQYKPNSELESYGLENIKLPGNEITHTNLIRRKWLKNDFYGGVWSLDYEGQNKLKGNLGGGWNRYDGDHFGEIIWAQYASNGKIRERFYDNNGLKTDFNLYGKLFYDLNTRLSTYLDVQLRSVNFEMHGTGDARQFLDYSKKYAFFNPKAGLTYQLSGQKTLYLSYAKGSKEPSRQDFVDNAPNLPKAEKLHDFEGGYRFFNKKITAEANLYYMMYKDQLVLTGQINQVGEAIRTNVDHSYRAGIELQAGVQLNKQWSLQANATFSKNKIRDFEETIISYDETPNKINIFNQTDISFSPEIIAGGILNFKPIQNLEISLLPKYVGKQYLDNSGSENKKLDGYLVNDLRINYIIKPKNMKEIGLNLLINNILNNKYESNGYTYSYIYGKTITENFVFPQAGINFLMGIRVKL; translated from the coding sequence ATGAAAAATCTTTTCTTATTTGCCATTTTGGTGACTTATTTCAACCAAACTTTGGCACAAAAAAATCAAAATGACAGCGTTTGGGTCAAAGACCTGAGTGAAGTGGTGGTAAAATCGACCCGGGCCAATGCAAAAACTGCTATGGCTTACTCCGATGTGCTTCAAAAAGACATCAAAAAACAAAATCTGGGGCAAGACATGCCATTTTTGTTAAATCAAATGCCCTCGGTTGTAGTTACTTCTGATGCCGGCACTGGCGTTGGGTACACGGGCATTCGTGTGCGAGGTTCAGATCCAACCCGAATCAATGTTACACTCAATGGCATTCCTTACAATGACTCTGAGTCACAAGGCGTATATTGGGTCAACATGCCTGACTTCGCCAGCTCGGTTCAAAGTGTACAAATTCAGCGGGGTGTGGGGACATCGACAAATGGTGCAGGAGCATTCGGTGCATCGATTAATGTCAATACTTTACAACTCCAAACAGAGCCATTTGCCGAAATAAACACCACAATCGGCTCATTTAACACGCTAAAAACCAATATTATAGCCACAACCGGCTTACTCCAAAATAAATTTGTTTTAGATACGAGGCTTTCCAGAATTACTTCGGATGGATTTGTTGACAGGGCGGCATCTAACCTTAAATCATATTATATTTCAGGAGGTTATTATGGAAAAAATTCATTTGTTAGGCTAAATGTTTTTGGAGGAAATGAAAAAACCTACCAATCATGGAATGGAATTCCTGAAGCTTTGGCAAAAAATGATCTGAAAGGAATCAATGACTTTGCAGAAAGAAATTATTACGATGAGGATTTTAAAAAACAGATGTTGGAAAAAGGCCGAAAATTCAACTTCTATAGCTATGAAAACGAAATTGATGATTACACTCAAACCCACATTCACCTGATTACATCCTTCAAAATTGCATCCAATTGGCGATTTAATCCAACGCTTCATTATACCAATGGTGCCGGGTATTATGAACAATACAAACCCAATTCCGAGCTTGAAAGCTACGGTCTTGAAAACATTAAACTTCCAGGAAATGAAATAACCCATACAAACCTGATTCGAAGAAAATGGCTCAAAAATGATTTCTATGGCGGTGTATGGTCACTCGATTACGAAGGACAAAACAAGTTAAAAGGAAACCTTGGCGGTGGATGGAACAGGTACGATGGTGACCATTTTGGTGAGATTATTTGGGCTCAGTATGCTTCTAACGGCAAAATAAGAGAGCGATTTTATGACAATAACGGCCTGAAAACTGATTTTAACCTTTATGGAAAACTGTTTTATGATCTTAATACCCGACTTTCTACCTATCTCGATGTGCAATTAAGATCAGTAAATTTTGAAATGCACGGCACAGGAGATGCCCGGCAATTTCTGGATTATTCTAAAAAATACGCATTCTTTAATCCTAAAGCCGGACTAACGTACCAATTATCAGGACAGAAAACACTTTATTTAAGCTATGCGAAAGGGTCAAAAGAACCCAGTCGTCAGGACTTTGTTGATAATGCCCCCAATCTTCCTAAGGCTGAAAAATTGCATGATTTTGAAGGAGGATACAGGTTTTTTAATAAAAAAATTACGGCCGAAGCCAATCTATATTATATGATGTATAAAGACCAATTGGTGCTTACTGGTCAGATTAATCAGGTGGGCGAAGCCATCAGAACCAACGTGGATCACAGTTATAGGGCCGGCATAGAATTACAAGCCGGTGTTCAGCTAAATAAACAATGGAGCCTACAAGCCAACGCTACCTTTAGTAAAAATAAAATCAGAGATTTTGAGGAAACGATAATTAGTTATGATGAAACCCCGAATAAAATCAACATTTTCAACCAAACTGATATTTCTTTTTCTCCTGAAATCATTGCGGGAGGAATATTAAATTTCAAACCCATTCAAAATCTGGAAATCAGTTTACTTCCAAAATACGTAGGAAAGCAATATCTTGACAATTCGGGTTCTGAAAACAAAAAACTGGATGGATACCTGGTTAATGATTTAAGAATAAACTATATCATCAAACCCAAAAACATGAAAGAGATAGGACTTAACTTGCTCATAAACAATATTTTAAATAACAAATATGAGTCAAACGGATATACATATAGCTATATTTATGGAAAAACCATTACTGAAAACTTTGTATTCCCGCAGGCAGGGATTAATTTTTTGATGGGGATTAGAGTAAAATTATAA
- a CDS encoding membrane protein insertion efficiency factor YidD, which translates to MKYIVISFLLLSLLGARNSFAQIDIYRNVVPDGNIKLEHNEAKNNKNEIEVVFSGLFLFYKTFFSSQDLTVCTFSPSCSEFGILAVKKFGVIKGGVMTMDRLTRCNGLSPSNYEIDKKTMLLKDDPGYIYRVPVVSSLK; encoded by the coding sequence ATGAAATATATCGTTATAAGCTTCCTGTTATTAAGTCTGCTCGGAGCAAGAAATAGTTTTGCCCAAATCGACATTTATAGAAATGTTGTACCCGATGGCAATATTAAACTTGAACATAATGAGGCAAAAAACAATAAAAACGAAATAGAAGTAGTTTTTTCTGGCTTGTTTTTATTTTATAAAACTTTTTTTTCCTCTCAGGACCTCACTGTGTGCACATTCTCACCATCTTGTTCTGAATTCGGAATTTTGGCTGTGAAAAAATTTGGAGTGATAAAAGGTGGAGTTATGACTATGGACAGGCTAACAAGATGCAATGGCCTTTCACCTTCAAATTACGAAATCGATAAAAAAACAATGTTACTCAAAGATGATCCAGGATATATTTACAGAGTTCCGGTTGTTTCCTCTTTAAAATAA
- a CDS encoding tetratricopeptide repeat protein, with the protein MAKKTNLKKSVQAPETASVPLSKVNQNQNYLLVLGVLFGVVFVGYGKIWGNNLVWDDDPYITLNEAVKNLDWKSLITGFHVGNYHPLTMLSLALEYALVGGKPWLYHLNNLILHTLNSFLLYRIIGKIGLNITISWLTALFFALHPMHVESVAWAAERKDVLYTLFVFLSFWYYLKYKDSSDKISFLLSLLMFLFASLSKGMAVVLPALLLITDWWMLGKGFTINGLLEKIPFFIITFIFAYIATKAQKDAGADATSVINAAYSASERFRIVNYSFLFYWVKTIWPVDLLPFYPYPGKPGGSLPGIYNLAMIGLFLFLAATFWFGRKDKKIWWAVGFFTIAISTVIQILPVGSAIVADRYYYLSSVGPLFLLAYYLGKNPNGVWGKVGYAVSFIWLVMTFFQTGHWKNGYELFKPAEKFYPEDAMILSNIGWYYLAEKDFPTAKTFLMRADNNGFKNADVCRTIGSMYIDEGDFKSALKYLERAQTFTPKSPRTDWLMGLAYLRMGENAKALPYSEIAIKSDPENVDYLTSHSQILLALNRHDEANNYFKKIIELKPDSWDSYLNIAYSYRLKGDKITEIKLLKELIEKAPDYLPAYRNIGVTFSDLGRHDEAVEYWQKATIYDTTGDYEYNIGINYAMRGRPELAKDWYIKAAKKGKPDAINVLKANGIKL; encoded by the coding sequence ATGGCTAAAAAGACTAATCTTAAAAAGTCAGTTCAGGCTCCTGAAACTGCCAGTGTGCCTTTATCTAAAGTAAACCAAAATCAAAACTATCTTCTTGTTCTTGGTGTGTTGTTTGGGGTAGTTTTTGTAGGATATGGTAAAATTTGGGGCAATAATTTGGTCTGGGATGATGATCCTTATATCACTCTCAATGAGGCCGTTAAAAATCTTGATTGGAAAAGTCTTATTACGGGTTTTCATGTAGGCAATTATCATCCATTGACTATGCTTTCACTGGCTCTGGAATATGCTCTGGTAGGTGGAAAACCCTGGCTTTATCACTTAAATAATCTGATTTTACATACCTTAAATAGCTTTCTTTTATACAGAATTATTGGTAAAATTGGATTAAATATCACTATTTCCTGGCTTACAGCATTGTTTTTTGCACTTCACCCCATGCACGTAGAGTCGGTAGCCTGGGCAGCAGAGCGTAAAGACGTACTATATACTTTATTTGTTTTTCTTTCCTTTTGGTATTACCTGAAATACAAAGATTCGTCCGATAAAATAAGCTTTTTACTTTCGCTTTTGATGTTTCTATTTGCTAGTTTGTCAAAAGGTATGGCTGTAGTTTTGCCGGCTCTTTTATTGATAACTGACTGGTGGATGCTTGGTAAAGGGTTTACTATTAATGGATTATTAGAAAAAATTCCTTTTTTTATCATCACTTTTATATTTGCTTATATTGCTACCAAAGCTCAAAAAGACGCCGGAGCCGATGCCACTTCCGTGATTAATGCTGCATATTCGGCTTCAGAGAGGTTCCGGATTGTAAATTATTCATTTCTTTTTTATTGGGTAAAAACCATTTGGCCGGTTGATTTATTGCCATTTTATCCCTATCCCGGAAAACCCGGGGGCAGTTTGCCCGGCATTTACAATTTGGCAATGATTGGTTTGTTTTTGTTTTTGGCAGCAACCTTTTGGTTTGGTCGGAAAGATAAAAAAATATGGTGGGCTGTTGGTTTTTTCACCATTGCGATTTCGACAGTTATCCAGATTTTGCCCGTTGGAAGTGCCATAGTAGCTGATCGTTACTATTATCTGTCATCAGTTGGACCATTGTTTTTGCTGGCATATTATTTAGGAAAAAATCCAAATGGAGTTTGGGGGAAAGTAGGTTATGCTGTTTCTTTTATTTGGCTTGTTATGACGTTCTTTCAAACCGGTCATTGGAAAAATGGATATGAGCTGTTTAAACCTGCCGAAAAGTTTTATCCTGAAGATGCCATGATATTGAGCAATATAGGTTGGTATTATTTGGCCGAAAAGGACTTCCCAACCGCAAAAACTTTCCTCATGCGGGCGGATAACAATGGTTTCAAAAATGCTGATGTTTGCAGGACCATCGGTTCAATGTACATTGACGAAGGTGATTTCAAGTCTGCATTGAAATATTTGGAAAGAGCACAGACTTTTACTCCGAAATCTCCGAGAACCGATTGGTTAATGGGATTGGCCTATTTGCGAATGGGAGAAAATGCTAAGGCGTTGCCATACAGCGAGATAGCAATAAAAAGCGATCCTGAAAATGTTGATTATTTGACCTCTCATAGTCAGATTTTGTTGGCATTGAATCGTCATGATGAAGCAAATAATTATTTTAAAAAGATAATAGAACTTAAACCCGATAGCTGGGATTCCTATCTGAATATTGCATACAGTTACCGCCTTAAGGGTGATAAAATAACCGAAATAAAATTGTTAAAAGAACTGATAGAAAAAGCTCCGGATTATTTGCCGGCTTATCGAAATATTGGCGTTACTTTCAGTGACTTAGGTCGCCATGACGAGGCTGTAGAATACTGGCAAAAAGCCACCATTTATGATACCACCGGCGATTATGAATACAATATTGGAATTAATTATGCCATGAGGGGAAGGCCCGAACTGGCAAAAGACTGGTATATAAAAGCTGCCAAAAAGGGAAAACCCGACGCGATTAATGTGTTAAAGGCCAATGGAATCAAACTATAA
- a CDS encoding tetratricopeptide repeat protein produces MFSVLVFGFIVLFQKSLAQVATENTRTPQIQAKELKQESSFTEGMKYFMLEEFQKATEEFKNNLKFFGESASVYFMLSKAESATNQNENAIVSAQKAVNGDKNNFYYIQNLAEIQIKARLFGEAAQNFKKLIKLKPEISQNYLKLSDLYILDENPKDALKILSELEDNIGQVNEITEKKQAILLQSNKLKDALKEGQKMAQADPEYNLQQARILIENGKTENAEMLLKDAIVQNPNFFEAYNLLSELYLKTGNKQGAGEILHNSINQENLPISVKMNALSAYLSLTKDIKSEESLKENLVIVEKILTSHPEQGKVYVFKGDLLVKMKKNIEGRDAYLKAVSLEKGIFEAWLAIIELDVKLMDFKAMATHSDKALQYYPNQAYFWYHHGFALKQIKEFDDALISLEEAFRLSNNNPNLRNHIQASMAEIYGQQNNILKAENIFKEILVKDSKNEQVLNAYSLLLANEKKDLDNALKMSENLIKNYPNQAIYFETRAWVQYQSGLYPEAQKSIDQAISLSPKPVASFLERKGDILFKTGDKSAANNFWKNALELDPTNKKLENKLKEGTL; encoded by the coding sequence ATGTTTTCAGTTTTGGTATTTGGCTTCATAGTTTTGTTTCAAAAATCATTGGCTCAGGTAGCAACCGAAAACACTAGAACGCCTCAGATTCAGGCAAAAGAACTGAAACAGGAATCCTCCTTTACCGAAGGTATGAAGTATTTCATGCTCGAAGAATTTCAAAAAGCTACTGAAGAATTTAAAAACAATCTGAAGTTTTTCGGGGAGTCGGCATCTGTATATTTTATGCTTTCCAAAGCCGAAAGTGCTACTAATCAGAATGAAAATGCCATAGTATCGGCACAAAAAGCGGTTAATGGTGATAAAAACAATTTCTATTATATTCAGAATCTTGCTGAAATCCAAATCAAAGCCAGATTGTTCGGCGAAGCTGCACAAAACTTTAAAAAGCTTATAAAGCTAAAACCGGAGATATCACAAAATTACCTCAAACTTTCAGACCTTTATATTCTTGATGAAAACCCAAAAGATGCACTGAAAATACTTTCGGAACTAGAAGATAACATTGGGCAGGTCAATGAAATTACTGAAAAAAAGCAGGCGATTTTGCTTCAATCCAACAAACTTAAAGATGCATTAAAGGAAGGTCAAAAAATGGCTCAGGCTGACCCGGAATACAATTTGCAACAAGCCAGAATACTGATTGAAAATGGAAAAACTGAAAATGCAGAAATGCTTCTGAAAGATGCCATAGTTCAAAACCCCAATTTTTTCGAAGCCTATAATTTATTGTCTGAATTATATCTTAAAACCGGAAATAAGCAAGGTGCAGGCGAAATATTGCATAACAGTATAAACCAGGAAAACTTGCCGATATCGGTAAAAATGAATGCTCTTTCGGCCTATTTATCACTTACAAAAGACATCAAATCAGAAGAATCTTTAAAAGAAAACCTCGTAATAGTCGAAAAAATATTGACCAGCCATCCCGAGCAAGGCAAAGTTTATGTTTTTAAAGGCGACCTATTGGTAAAAATGAAAAAAAACATCGAAGGCCGCGATGCTTATCTTAAAGCTGTAAGCCTCGAAAAAGGCATTTTTGAAGCATGGCTGGCTATAATCGAGCTGGATGTAAAACTCATGGACTTTAAAGCAATGGCTACGCATTCTGACAAAGCCCTTCAATATTATCCCAATCAGGCATATTTTTGGTATCACCATGGATTCGCTTTAAAACAAATAAAAGAATTTGATGATGCCCTTATTTCTTTAGAAGAGGCATTCAGATTGAGTAACAACAATCCAAATCTCAGAAATCATATTCAGGCATCGATGGCTGAAATATATGGACAGCAAAATAACATCTTAAAAGCAGAAAATATTTTTAAAGAGATTTTGGTAAAAGATTCTAAAAATGAGCAGGTGTTAAATGCTTATAGTTTACTTTTGGCAAACGAGAAAAAAGACCTGGATAATGCCTTAAAAATGAGTGAAAATCTGATAAAAAATTACCCAAATCAAGCCATTTACTTTGAAACCAGAGCTTGGGTGCAATATCAGTCTGGTTTATATCCTGAAGCACAAAAAAGCATTGACCAAGCCATATCTTTAAGTCCAAAACCTGTTGCTTCATTTTTAGAACGCAAAGGTGATATTTTGTTTAAAACCGGCGACAAATCAGCAGCCAATAATTTCTGGAAAAACGCTTTGGAACTCGATCCAACCAACAAAAAACTTGAAAACAAACTAAAAGAAGGAACCCTATAA
- a CDS encoding DUF4292 domain-containing protein, giving the protein MKKKAIEIVTNEPKTAQNDSLKIDSTSSISIKEEKVFFDVQQVDFDKLKIKSKITLNTEKIKQSIPATIHVKKDSVIWISIAIGLEAARANIDKDSIALLDRLNRNYYKMSFTQLSTRLGFDVNYHMLQSLLIGNLPIDKLEEDEYQVLSEYNTITQNRSGVIITNFFEKIKSKLYSISAKDNTRNTELRIDYKNFINENDQIVPSIINLMISAENQPKATIEFEHSKLDFLDRNIRFPFNIPKGYTKSEIPNF; this is encoded by the coding sequence ATGAAAAAAAAAGCTATTGAAATTGTAACCAATGAGCCCAAAACTGCTCAAAATGACAGTCTGAAAATTGATTCAACGAGTAGCATTTCAATAAAAGAAGAGAAAGTGTTTTTCGATGTACAGCAGGTTGATTTCGACAAACTAAAAATCAAAAGTAAGATCACGCTCAATACCGAAAAAATAAAACAGAGCATTCCGGCAACCATTCATGTAAAAAAAGACTCGGTGATTTGGATCTCAATTGCGATTGGACTTGAAGCGGCAAGGGCCAATATCGATAAAGACAGTATAGCTCTTCTCGACAGACTCAACCGCAATTATTACAAGATGAGTTTTACCCAACTGAGTACCAGGTTGGGATTTGATGTAAACTATCACATGCTTCAGTCGCTTTTAATCGGAAACCTTCCAATTGATAAACTCGAAGAAGATGAATACCAGGTTTTGAGTGAGTATAACACAATTACTCAAAATAGATCGGGTGTGATAATTACCAATTTTTTCGAAAAAATTAAAAGTAAATTGTATTCAATTTCGGCAAAAGACAACACCCGAAATACTGAACTTAGGATTGATTATAAAAACTTTATAAATGAAAATGACCAAATTGTTCCTTCAATAATCAACCTTATGATTTCAGCTGAAAATCAGCCCAAAGCCACGATAGAATTTGAGCATAGTAAGCTTGATTTCCTCGACCGAAACATAAGATTCCCGTTTAATATTCCTAAAGGTTATACCAAATCAGAAATTCCAAATTTTTGA
- a CDS encoding peptidoglycan DD-metalloendopeptidase family protein: MLKKIQIILLVLLSFNLFAQKQKDRASLERQKKQNLQQIAQTKKILSQTQKEKQNTLGEIKVLNTQIENHESKISLAKEDIELIKTEMVEIEKAKNDLFKQLKSLQKDYAETIYRESKNSKKLSKLGFLFSSGSINELFLRYKYLEQYSESRKQQLGQISKIGEMLKQRQRTLLDKKIRQQKLILEIKEENKNLVVLKEKQTQAVNQLIEKEGELKIELEKSKVALNSLNNMIANAITKDKKERKTPTATSSARSEKAAEIRERERKILEARKKNTSTEPEKAPIEEEEVIAPKSTRTFKNFAAAKSRLRWPVDGFISDRFGVKSHPVLKGLKVNNNGIDIQTSPNASVKAVFEGVVLDISQIPGLNNVVAVQHGDYYTVYANLETVNVRINQEVSASQTLGKAAFKDGSPEINFQIWHNFDKLNPEPWLGSK; encoded by the coding sequence ATGTTAAAAAAAATCCAAATAATATTACTTGTATTACTTTCTTTTAACCTTTTTGCTCAAAAACAAAAAGATAGGGCTAGCCTTGAAAGACAAAAAAAACAAAATCTGCAGCAAATAGCCCAGACCAAAAAAATCCTTTCCCAAACCCAAAAAGAAAAGCAAAATACCCTAGGCGAAATAAAGGTTTTAAATACGCAAATTGAAAACCATGAGAGTAAAATTTCATTGGCAAAAGAAGATATTGAGTTGATAAAAACTGAAATGGTTGAGATTGAAAAAGCAAAAAATGACCTTTTCAAACAGCTCAAATCATTACAAAAAGACTATGCTGAAACCATCTATAGGGAATCAAAAAACAGCAAAAAACTTAGTAAACTGGGATTCCTGTTTTCTTCAGGTTCAATCAACGAACTCTTTTTAAGATACAAATATCTGGAGCAATACTCCGAAAGCCGAAAACAACAACTCGGGCAAATCTCAAAAATTGGGGAAATGCTCAAACAAAGGCAAAGAACCCTTTTGGACAAAAAAATCAGGCAACAAAAACTTATTTTAGAAATTAAAGAAGAAAATAAAAATCTGGTTGTTTTAAAAGAAAAACAGACCCAGGCAGTAAATCAACTTATAGAAAAAGAAGGAGAACTAAAAATTGAACTCGAAAAATCAAAAGTTGCTCTCAACAGTCTCAATAACATGATTGCCAATGCAATCACTAAAGATAAAAAGGAAAGAAAAACTCCCACCGCTACAAGCTCAGCAAGGAGTGAAAAAGCTGCTGAAATTAGAGAAAGAGAAAGAAAAATATTGGAGGCCAGAAAGAAAAATACTTCAACTGAACCTGAAAAAGCCCCTATTGAGGAGGAAGAAGTTATTGCCCCAAAATCAACAAGGACTTTTAAAAATTTTGCAGCGGCAAAATCCAGACTTCGCTGGCCGGTCGATGGTTTTATATCTGATCGATTTGGGGTAAAATCACATCCTGTACTAAAAGGTTTGAAAGTAAATAACAATGGAATAGATATTCAAACCTCGCCCAATGCCTCAGTAAAAGCAGTTTTTGAGGGTGTAGTCCTGGATATTTCGCAGATACCGGGCTTAAACAACGTAGTGGCTGTGCAGCACGGCGACTATTATACAGTTTATGCCAACCTTGAGACAGTAAATGTTCGTATAAATCAGGAAGTAAGTGCCTCCCAAACCCTTGGGAAAGCGGCATTTAAAGATGGCAGTCCGGAGATTAATTTTCAGATTTGGCACAATTTCGATAAACTCAACCCCGAGCCCTGGCTCGGTTCAAAATAG
- the panB gene encoding 3-methyl-2-oxobutanoate hydroxymethyltransferase produces the protein MSVHSEIKRVTTNTLRDMKSKNEKIACLTAYDFSMATLVDAAGVELILVGDSASNVMAGHETTLPITLDQMIYHAQGVVRAVKRALVVVDLPFGSYQGNSEEALRSAIKIMKESGGHAVKMEGGKEIEESIARVLSAGIPVMGHLGLTPQSIYKFGTYTVRAKEEEEAQLLKDNALLLESLGCFGVVLEKIPAKLATEVSQSLQIPTIGIGAGAGCDGQILVIHDMLGINKDFSPRFLRRYADLASIMQGAFTKYMTDVKSGDFPNKSESY, from the coding sequence ATGTCTGTACATTCAGAAATCAAACGCGTAACTACTAATACTTTACGCGACATGAAATCAAAAAACGAAAAAATTGCTTGCCTAACCGCATACGATTTTTCGATGGCAACACTTGTCGATGCCGCCGGTGTTGAGTTGATATTAGTTGGTGACTCGGCTTCCAACGTAATGGCAGGCCACGAAACCACCCTTCCAATTACCCTTGACCAGATGATATATCATGCCCAAGGTGTAGTCAGAGCTGTAAAAAGAGCTTTGGTGGTTGTAGATTTACCATTTGGCAGCTACCAGGGCAACTCCGAAGAAGCCCTACGTTCTGCCATAAAAATCATGAAAGAGTCAGGTGGTCATGCCGTAAAAATGGAAGGAGGCAAAGAAATAGAAGAATCCATTGCAAGAGTTTTAAGTGCCGGCATACCTGTGATGGGGCATTTGGGCCTTACACCACAGTCGATTTATAAATTTGGCACCTATACGGTTAGAGCAAAAGAAGAGGAGGAAGCACAACTTCTGAAAGACAACGCTTTATTGCTTGAGTCATTGGGGTGTTTTGGAGTAGTTTTAGAGAAAATACCGGCTAAATTGGCCACTGAAGTGAGTCAATCATTACAAATTCCGACTATTGGAATTGGAGCGGGTGCAGGTTGTGATGGCCAGATTTTGGTAATCCATGACATGCTGGGTATCAACAAAGACTTTTCACCGAGGTTTTTACGCCGCTATGCCGACCTTGCCAGTATCATGCAGGGAGCATTTACAAAATATATGACCGATGTAAAATCCGGCGATTTCCCAAATAAATCAGAATCTTACTAA